A genome region from Deinococcus sp. KNUC1210 includes the following:
- a CDS encoding diguanylate cyclase domain-containing protein, producing the protein MVSQTFRGWPLKLSRTNAIVHVFLAVITAYVMRLYPAPLIKQGDIQWAESFADLRYVPMLTVLLGYGPAWTLLTALLMLLPDLMYSVIDHHPNDLIAPLIASMGVVTMGAIFTAPMNVLHFPWRQVWWRLLPVLLPVGVPFLLSPGGLLGLWEAVVLVLCNLLGFMAGAQVNRSRFRMLAISSRLSKQAHTDALTGLWNRRQFEHDLDTLKPGGWVLVIDLDHFKTINDRFGHDVGDEYLVGAADALSRSLPRNERAYRLGGEEFAILLSAALPGEPDTAETAREVAEAVLLHMREVSHPTSTDRQLSCSVGMARLFGNETPQAAQRRADLALFRAKANGRNRTEIAGTVTEPPTLPGEDLRALQPLFVDKLQSSIEPADTDHELTDAEWMRLLQIAILSVPNAELGSIDVREGEFFVQRAQIGFSAELLGTRYSRAAQLYWYGLGEKNWRQGEPRLMTGEEILMRSSMPVPEHEKADDIGKSGRIHELKTTLCIPLLLGNEVIAHLNLDRVSDSHPFSEQDLQIARIFASQVTVLMGAARRREAWSRYNQMNPVGPS; encoded by the coding sequence GTGGTAAGCCAGACTTTTCGGGGCTGGCCCCTCAAACTGTCGCGTACAAACGCCATTGTTCACGTCTTTCTGGCGGTGATCACGGCGTATGTCATGCGGCTGTATCCGGCCCCGCTGATCAAACAGGGCGACATCCAGTGGGCCGAGAGCTTTGCAGATTTACGGTATGTTCCAATGCTGACGGTGCTGCTGGGCTACGGGCCAGCCTGGACCCTGCTGACGGCCCTGCTGATGCTGCTGCCCGACCTGATGTACAGCGTCATCGACCATCATCCGAACGACCTGATTGCGCCGCTGATCGCGAGCATGGGAGTGGTGACGATGGGAGCGATCTTCACGGCCCCGATGAACGTGCTGCACTTTCCGTGGCGACAGGTCTGGTGGCGGCTGCTGCCGGTGCTGCTGCCGGTGGGCGTGCCGTTTCTGCTGTCTCCCGGCGGCCTGCTGGGGCTGTGGGAAGCGGTGGTGCTGGTCCTGTGCAACCTGCTGGGCTTCATGGCGGGCGCACAAGTCAACCGCTCTCGTTTCAGGATGCTGGCGATCAGTTCGCGGCTTTCGAAGCAGGCGCACACCGACGCGCTGACAGGTCTGTGGAATCGCCGCCAGTTCGAGCATGATCTGGACACGCTGAAGCCGGGTGGCTGGGTACTGGTGATCGACCTCGACCATTTCAAGACCATCAACGACCGCTTCGGACACGATGTGGGCGACGAATATCTGGTGGGCGCGGCAGACGCACTCAGCAGGTCGCTTCCCAGAAACGAGCGGGCTTACCGACTGGGCGGCGAGGAATTCGCGATTCTGCTGAGTGCGGCACTGCCCGGCGAACCAGACACCGCCGAAACCGCCAGAGAGGTGGCCGAAGCCGTACTGCTGCACATGCGCGAGGTCAGTCATCCCACCAGTACCGACAGGCAGCTGAGCTGCTCGGTGGGCATGGCCCGCTTGTTCGGCAACGAAACGCCGCAGGCGGCCCAGCGCCGCGCCGATCTGGCGCTGTTCCGTGCCAAGGCCAACGGACGCAACCGCACCGAAATCGCGGGCACTGTGACAGAACCCCCGACCCTGCCGGGAGAGGATCTTCGGGCGCTGCAGCCGCTGTTCGTGGACAAGTTGCAGTCGAGCATCGAGCCGGCAGACACGGACCACGAACTGACCGACGCGGAATGGATGCGGCTGCTTCAGATCGCCATCCTGAGCGTGCCGAACGCCGAACTGGGCAGCATCGATGTGCGCGAGGGCGAATTCTTCGTGCAGCGGGCCCAGATCGGCTTCAGCGCCGAGTTGCTGGGCACGCGCTACAGCCGCGCCGCACAGCTGTACTGGTACGGTCTGGGCGAAAAGAACTGGAGGCAGGGCGAGCCACGCCTCATGACCGGAGAAGAGATTTTGATGCGGTCCAGCATGCCGGTACCGGAACACGAGAAGGCAGACGACATCGGAAAGAGCGGGCGTATCCACGAGCTGAAGACCACACTCTGCATTCCGCTGCTGCTCGGCAATGAAGTGATCGCCCACCTGAATCTCGACCGCGTGAGCGACAGTCATCCCTTCAGCGAACAGGATCTGCAGATTGCCCGCATCTTCGCCAGTCAGGTCACGGTGCTGATGGGCGCGGCGCGGCGGCGCGAGGCCTGGAGCCGCTACAACCAGATGAATCCAGTCGGACCCAGTTAA
- a CDS encoding peptide chain release factor 3 → MTTHDAAHTAPPTQARLLAHEIERRRTFAIISHPDAGKTTITEKLLLYGGAIQEAGSVTAREGTAHTKSDWMSIEQQRGISISSSALTFEYAGRHINLLDTPGHQDFSEDTYRTLTAADSALMVLDAARGVQAQTEKLFAVCRNRGIPILTFVNKMDRPAQDIFDLLEQVEGILKITAVPLTWPIGDGPDFKGVYDLVAKQVLLFERVARGRSRAPVSVTSVDDPHLSELVGPDLHAKLQEDVALIEGAMPEFDQAAFLAGELTPVFFGSAMNNFGVEHFLQTFVDLAPAPGPLKTSEGPRAPESGFSGFIFKLQANMSRNHRDRTAFMRVSSGHFERGMDVTHTRTGRKLRLSQAHTLFAQDREKVEDAYPGDIVGLVNPGVFRIGDVISVDGKVQLPDFPRFTPEVFATMTLRDVTKRKAFHKGLTQLAEEGVVQVFFPTDGARDPYLGAVGPLQFEVFQARLSEEYGVDIEMHVTGYSLVRWLAGDAAQVARFARSVEDDQGRPVMLFRSNFDLQYTQDQNPEIEFLPLPKDMTVV, encoded by the coding sequence ATGACCACCCACGATGCAGCCCATACCGCGCCGCCGACCCAGGCGCGGCTGCTGGCCCACGAAATCGAGCGCCGCCGCACCTTCGCGATCATCTCCCACCCGGACGCGGGCAAGACCACCATCACCGAAAAGCTGCTGCTGTACGGAGGCGCCATTCAGGAAGCAGGCAGCGTGACCGCCCGCGAAGGCACTGCCCACACCAAATCCGACTGGATGAGCATCGAGCAGCAGCGCGGCATTTCTATCTCCAGCAGCGCCCTGACCTTCGAGTACGCGGGCCGACACATCAACCTGCTCGACACGCCCGGCCACCAGGATTTTTCGGAAGACACCTACCGCACCCTGACCGCTGCCGACAGCGCCCTGATGGTGCTGGACGCGGCCCGTGGCGTGCAGGCGCAGACCGAGAAACTGTTCGCGGTCTGCCGCAACCGGGGCATTCCCATTCTGACCTTCGTGAACAAGATGGACCGGCCCGCCCAAGACATTTTCGATCTGCTGGAGCAGGTGGAAGGCATTCTGAAGATCACGGCGGTGCCGCTGACCTGGCCCATCGGAGACGGCCCGGATTTCAAGGGCGTTTACGATCTGGTCGCCAAACAGGTGCTGCTGTTTGAGCGGGTCGCACGCGGCCGGTCTCGCGCTCCGGTGAGCGTCACGAGCGTGGACGACCCGCACCTGAGCGAACTGGTCGGCCCGGATCTGCACGCCAAGTTGCAGGAGGATGTGGCGCTGATCGAAGGTGCGATGCCGGAATTCGACCAGGCCGCGTTTCTGGCGGGTGAACTGACCCCGGTGTTCTTTGGCAGTGCCATGAATAACTTCGGCGTGGAGCATTTTCTTCAGACCTTCGTCGATCTGGCCCCTGCGCCCGGTCCCCTGAAGACCTCCGAGGGGCCGCGTGCGCCGGAAAGCGGCTTCAGCGGCTTCATCTTCAAGTTGCAGGCCAATATGAGCCGCAACCACCGCGACCGCACCGCTTTCATGCGGGTGTCGAGCGGTCATTTCGAGCGTGGCATGGACGTGACGCATACCCGCACCGGGCGCAAACTGCGGCTGAGCCAGGCGCATACGCTGTTCGCCCAGGACCGCGAGAAGGTGGAAGACGCGTACCCCGGCGACATCGTGGGGCTGGTCAATCCCGGCGTGTTCCGCATCGGTGACGTGATCAGCGTGGACGGCAAGGTTCAGCTGCCCGACTTCCCGAGATTCACGCCTGAAGTCTTCGCCACCATGACCCTGCGCGACGTGACCAAGCGCAAGGCCTTTCACAAGGGCCTGACACAGCTTGCCGAGGAAGGCGTGGTCCAGGTGTTCTTCCCGACCGACGGCGCACGCGATCCGTACCTGGGCGCGGTGGGGCCGCTGCAGTTCGAGGTGTTCCAGGCCCGGCTGAGCGAGGAATACGGCGTGGATATCGAGATGCACGTGACCGGCTACAGCCTGGTGCGCTGGCTGGCCGGAGACGCCGCCCAGGTGGCCCGTTTCGCCCGCAGCGTGGAAGACGACCAGGGCCGCCCGGTCATGCTGTTCCGCAGCAACTTCGATTTGCAGTACACCCAGGATCAGAATCCGGAGATCGAATTTCTGCCGCTGCCTAAAGATATGACGGTGGTGTAA
- a CDS encoding gamma carbonic anhydrase family protein, with product MPLYALNDHAPLIDPSAFVAPSADIIGQVQVAAHASVWFGAVLRGDTEPLTVGEGSNVQDGAVLHADPGFPCTLKAGVTVGHRAVVHGATCEEGSLVGMGAILLNGSRLGRGAVLGAGALLPEGREVPERHAGGRYSRTGGGSGGAGRQRRALRSERRAFPRGSAPPDLRRCRHRSSAVSEGSEMPRKKKQPVQLPAEPTADRPPAEPTADILITPVLPAAAETVPEPDPAEEPLDPLLVIPELTAMFPSSSPFLARFLPQMSISFMGLSAGFCNLHDFLRHLHDLGWFGYLHAALGDQAAFVLVYEGRTVAAASVSSTGEQALGELLHLYEEGAPLSAYALPATLAHILSGVGSRAWKFNLTEDFTGLHARPTGAIFYARGEIVATMPATLPYEGAFPAPLRPQTLILPRSLAGWAHGQYNLTLRGKDALNAITNVHQSFRTQHGALGLTFLRALSDHLTPAEYAMRSDVALHDLEPLLQEFLRSGLVKEQVAG from the coding sequence ATGCCGCTGTATGCCCTGAACGACCACGCTCCCCTGATCGATCCTTCTGCTTTCGTGGCTCCCAGCGCCGACATCATCGGACAGGTACAGGTGGCGGCCCACGCGAGCGTGTGGTTTGGGGCCGTGCTGCGCGGCGATACCGAGCCGCTGACGGTGGGCGAGGGAAGTAATGTCCAGGACGGCGCGGTTCTACACGCCGACCCTGGCTTTCCCTGCACCCTGAAGGCAGGTGTGACGGTGGGCCACCGCGCCGTCGTGCACGGAGCCACCTGCGAAGAGGGCAGTCTGGTGGGCATGGGAGCGATTCTGCTGAATGGGTCGCGGCTGGGGCGAGGCGCGGTGCTGGGCGCGGGGGCGCTACTGCCCGAGGGGCGTGAGGTGCCAGAACGGCATGCTGGCGGTCGGTATTCCCGCACGGGTGGTGGGTCCGGCGGGGCAGGGCGACAACGCCGCGCACTACGTTCAGAACGGCGTGCGTTTCCGCGAGGGTCTGCGCCTCCTGACCTCCGACGCTGCCGACACCGGAGCAGCGCGGTGAGTGAGGGGTCCGAGATGCCCAGAAAGAAGAAACAGCCGGTCCAGCTGCCCGCCGAACCGACCGCCGACCGACCGCCTGCCGAACCCACCGCCGACATCCTGATTACACCGGTCCTGCCTGCCGCTGCCGAAACTGTGCCCGAACCCGATCCCGCCGAAGAGCCTCTGGATCCGCTGCTGGTGATACCCGAACTCACGGCCATGTTTCCCAGCAGCAGCCCGTTTCTGGCGCGGTTTCTGCCGCAGATGTCCATCAGCTTCATGGGCCTGAGCGCAGGCTTCTGCAACCTGCACGACTTCCTGCGCCATCTGCACGACCTGGGCTGGTTCGGCTACCTGCATGCTGCTCTGGGCGATCAGGCGGCGTTCGTGCTGGTATACGAGGGCCGCACCGTCGCTGCCGCCAGCGTGAGCAGCACCGGAGAACAGGCGCTGGGCGAACTGCTGCACCTGTACGAAGAGGGCGCACCCCTGAGCGCTTACGCCCTGCCCGCCACGCTGGCACACATCCTGTCGGGGGTGGGCAGCCGAGCCTGGAAATTCAACCTGACCGAAGATTTCACTGGCCTGCACGCCCGCCCGACCGGAGCTATTTTCTACGCACGCGGCGAAATCGTGGCGACCATGCCAGCCACCCTCCCCTACGAGGGCGCGTTTCCGGCCCCGCTGCGCCCGCAGACGCTGATTCTGCCGCGCAGTCTGGCAGGCTGGGCACACGGACAGTACAACCTGACCCTGCGCGGCAAAGACGCCCTGAACGCCATCACAAACGTTCATCAGAGCTTCCGCACCCAGCACGGCGCACTCGGCCTGACCTTCCTCCGCGCCCTCTCCGACCACCTGACCCCTGCCGAATATGCCATGCGGAGCGACGTCGCCCTGCACGATCTGGAGCCACTGCTTCAGGAATTCCTGCGGTCAGGCCTCGTCAAAGAACAGGTGGCAGGGTAA
- a CDS encoding NUDIX hydrolase: MSQPDRASSTETVILGAGGVVFGPSGGVLLVRYRSGAWAFPKGHVEAGETLEDTARREVREEGGVQAEVVAPLSPTRYTNDRGEAREIHWFVMHSQEDTLSLEDTFSEGGYFAPDVAAQMLRYAEDRRLLQDALTTRS, encoded by the coding sequence ATGTCACAGCCAGATAGGGCGAGCAGCACAGAAACGGTCATCCTGGGCGCGGGCGGCGTGGTGTTCGGGCCGAGCGGCGGCGTGTTGCTGGTGCGCTACCGCAGCGGCGCGTGGGCCTTTCCGAAGGGGCATGTCGAGGCGGGCGAAACGCTGGAAGACACGGCCCGCCGCGAGGTCCGGGAGGAGGGCGGCGTGCAGGCCGAGGTGGTGGCCCCGCTCTCCCCCACCCGGTACACCAACGACCGGGGCGAGGCACGCGAGATTCACTGGTTCGTGATGCACAGCCAGGAAGACACCCTGAGTCTGGAGGACACCTTCAGCGAGGGCGGCTACTTTGCACCGGACGTTGCCGCCCAGATGTTACGCTACGCTGAAGACCGCCGCCTGCTCCAAGACGCCCTGACCACCCGTTCCTGA
- a CDS encoding YjgN family protein, with the protein MDDVPTLSQSPLPSVAGPLTLSKEALPAAAPAPLPPTIVTLPLAFTGQPGEFFRIWIVNVLLSVLTLGLYSPWARVRTRQYFYGHTWLDGHAFEYTAQPIALLRGFLLVGGLFVVYSLSQRFEAYQWISYLLLGVFFVTYPWLVYRSLKFNAANTVYRGLSFHFHGNARAAYVAYFLLLLTVPFTLGLTYPLAVWFQRRYLLENAAYGTARTRWGKDVGPVYLTFLIAVGIGIVVVCTLGFLAFGGIALLGVSGGLSGIFQRPDSDAADTLQTFVLLGLAATGYVLMILVYTALWQYIRAALLKYSLQDLYVGDTLRLQATFDPVRLAWIGVSNLLAQIVTLGLLTPWAEVRRTRYLLSGVQVQTIASLDDFQADVNASESALGEAAHEFFNFDLGF; encoded by the coding sequence ATGGACGATGTGCCGACCCTTTCCCAGTCGCCTCTTCCCTCTGTCGCCGGGCCGCTCACGCTCAGCAAAGAGGCGCTGCCGGCTGCCGCGCCTGCCCCGCTGCCGCCCACCATCGTCACGCTGCCACTGGCGTTCACCGGACAGCCGGGCGAATTCTTCCGCATCTGGATCGTCAATGTGCTGCTGAGCGTGCTGACGCTCGGCCTGTATTCTCCGTGGGCGCGGGTCCGGACCCGGCAGTATTTTTACGGTCATACCTGGCTGGACGGCCACGCCTTCGAGTACACCGCCCAGCCGATCGCGCTGCTGCGCGGCTTTCTGCTGGTGGGGGGGCTGTTCGTGGTGTATTCGCTCAGCCAGCGCTTCGAGGCGTACCAGTGGATCAGTTACCTGCTGCTGGGAGTGTTCTTCGTCACGTACCCGTGGCTGGTCTACCGCTCACTAAAATTCAATGCCGCGAATACCGTCTACCGGGGCTTGTCCTTTCATTTTCACGGAAATGCACGCGCGGCCTACGTCGCCTATTTCCTGCTGCTGCTGACGGTGCCGTTCACGCTGGGCCTGACATATCCGCTGGCGGTGTGGTTCCAGCGCCGCTATCTGCTGGAAAACGCGGCCTACGGCACCGCCCGCACGCGCTGGGGAAAGGACGTGGGGCCGGTGTATCTCACCTTCCTGATTGCGGTGGGCATCGGCATTGTCGTCGTCTGTACCCTCGGCTTCCTGGCCTTCGGAGGAATCGCGCTGCTCGGCGTGAGTGGCGGCCTGAGCGGGATCTTTCAGCGCCCTGACAGCGATGCGGCGGACACTCTCCAGACCTTTGTGCTGCTGGGACTGGCTGCCACCGGATACGTCCTGATGATTCTGGTGTATACCGCGCTGTGGCAGTACATCCGGGCGGCGCTGCTGAAATACAGCCTGCAAGACCTGTATGTGGGCGACACGCTGCGCCTTCAGGCCACCTTCGACCCAGTACGGCTGGCGTGGATCGGCGTGTCGAATCTGCTGGCCCAGATCGTGACGCTGGGCCTCCTGACGCCCTGGGCAGAGGTGAGGCGCACGCGTTACCTGCTGAGCGGCGTGCAGGTGCAGACGATTGCGAGCCTCGACGACTTCCAGGCCGACGTGAACGCCAGCGAGTCGGCACTGGGCGAGGCGGCCCACGAATTCTTCAATTTCGACCTGGGCTTCTGA
- a CDS encoding M48 family metallopeptidase → MEPSGSLVFSASYFDGLTSRDRQAEVRVQGTDLVVSSETLEARYPLSAVGIEPPLGRQRRVLKLPGSARLETDALEAVAALELRLGRNVGLTRVQRLEARWPVALGSLVGLLICAVLFVLYGLPAVARLAAAITPPGIMATLDAETVRAIDGRYLKPSALSANTQARISAEFRQMALKRGGPYRFRLLFRDGGELVGANAFALPGGSVFLTDELVRLAHDDREILGVLAHEIGHVEHRHAMQQIYQGLGLTLAFSVVAGDVTSAASVAAAIPALLLNSGYSRGAETQADDDAGRWLMQTYGTTRPLQDLLKRLIEQDGPETHDRVLDMLASHPGEAQRLSHLRAIEAAGKGATP, encoded by the coding sequence ATGGAGCCGTCCGGTTCTCTGGTCTTCAGCGCCAGCTATTTCGACGGCCTGACCTCGCGTGATCGCCAGGCCGAGGTGCGGGTGCAGGGCACAGACCTGGTGGTGTCTTCCGAGACGCTCGAAGCCCGCTATCCGCTGAGCGCGGTGGGCATCGAGCCGCCGCTGGGTCGTCAGCGCCGGGTGCTGAAACTGCCGGGCAGCGCACGTCTGGAAACCGACGCGCTGGAAGCGGTGGCCGCCCTGGAACTGCGGCTGGGCCGCAATGTGGGCCTGACCCGCGTGCAGCGCCTGGAAGCCCGCTGGCCGGTCGCGCTGGGGTCGCTGGTGGGACTGCTGATCTGCGCGGTCCTGTTCGTACTGTATGGGCTGCCCGCTGTGGCGCGGCTGGCGGCGGCCATCACCCCGCCGGGCATCATGGCGACGCTCGACGCCGAAACGGTGCGGGCCATTGACGGGCGCTATCTGAAACCATCTGCGCTGAGCGCGAACACGCAGGCCAGAATTTCCGCCGAATTTCGGCAGATGGCCCTGAAGCGCGGCGGCCCGTACCGCTTCCGGCTGCTGTTCCGGGACGGCGGAGAACTGGTCGGGGCCAACGCCTTCGCGCTTCCCGGCGGCAGCGTCTTCCTGACCGATGAACTGGTGCGGCTGGCCCACGACGACCGCGAGATTCTGGGCGTGCTGGCGCACGAGATCGGACATGTCGAGCATCGCCACGCCATGCAGCAGATCTATCAGGGGCTGGGCCTGACGCTCGCGTTTTCGGTGGTCGCCGGAGACGTGACGAGCGCGGCCTCGGTGGCAGCCGCCATTCCAGCACTGCTGCTGAACAGCGGCTATTCACGCGGGGCCGAGACGCAGGCCGACGACGATGCCGGACGCTGGCTGATGCAGACCTACGGCACCACCAGACCCCTTCAGGACCTCCTGAAACGCCTGATCGAGCAGGACGGACCCGAGACGCACGACCGCGTGCTGGATATGCTGGCGAGCCATCCCGGTGAGGCGCAGCGGCTGTCGCACCTGCGGGCCATCGAGGCGGCGGGGAAGGGCGCTACACCCTGA
- a CDS encoding MBL fold metallo-hydrolase: protein MLQAHVLGLPSHDNALLVTADSGQRQTRLLLDCGAGVLDSLPISDILSIDHLLFSHFHMDHVGGFDAYFRLNFDRTERENHVWGPPGSIEVLSHRFQGYLWNLRAELRGVWHVHELDGPRVRSARFEAREGFQTAHDAGERPLTAGLFLQTTEVEVRALTLSHHGVSLGYLLNEPARLAVSKEALRALGLKGGPWLNDLKTGQAATVTVNGTELEAEELRANLLKPVPGDSLAYLSDFLLDEAELTRLTPLLAGVQTLYAEAQYAPEDTARAAKNHHTTVLQVAELARRAGAGQLQLLHLSRRYSPSDWARWLALAREVYPNTAYPAHWF, encoded by the coding sequence ATGTTGCAGGCACATGTCCTCGGCCTTCCCTCTCACGACAATGCCCTGCTGGTCACGGCAGATTCCGGGCAGCGTCAGACCCGCCTGCTGCTCGACTGCGGCGCAGGGGTCCTGGACAGCCTGCCGATCAGCGACATCCTGAGCATCGACCACCTGCTGTTCTCGCATTTCCACATGGATCATGTCGGCGGCTTCGATGCCTACTTTCGCCTCAATTTCGACCGCACAGAGCGTGAAAACCACGTCTGGGGGCCGCCCGGCAGCATTGAGGTGCTGAGCCACCGCTTTCAGGGCTACCTCTGGAATCTGAGAGCTGAGCTGCGCGGCGTGTGGCACGTTCACGAGCTGGATGGCCCACGGGTTCGCAGCGCCCGCTTCGAGGCGCGCGAGGGTTTTCAGACCGCACACGACGCGGGAGAACGCCCGCTGACGGCAGGTCTGTTCCTCCAGACGACCGAAGTCGAGGTGAGGGCGCTGACGCTGTCTCATCACGGCGTGAGTCTGGGCTACCTGCTGAACGAACCGGCGCGGCTGGCCGTCAGCAAGGAGGCGCTGCGGGCACTGGGCCTGAAGGGTGGGCCGTGGCTCAACGACCTCAAGACGGGGCAGGCAGCCACGGTGACTGTCAACGGCACCGAGCTGGAAGCCGAAGAGCTGCGGGCGAACCTGCTGAAACCCGTTCCGGGCGATTCGCTGGCCTATCTCAGCGATTTTCTGCTGGACGAAGCGGAACTGACGCGGCTGACTCCGCTGCTGGCAGGCGTCCAGACGCTCTACGCCGAGGCCCAGTACGCCCCGGAAGACACGGCGCGGGCCGCGAAGAACCACCACACCACCGTGTTGCAGGTGGCCGAACTGGCGCGGCGGGCAGGCGCGGGGCAGCTTCAACTGCTGCACCTCTCACGCCGCTACAGCCCGTCCGACTGGGCACGCTGGCTGGCACTGGCGCGGGAAGTGTACCCGAACACCGCCTATCCCGCCCACTGGTTCTGA
- a CDS encoding ATP-binding protein yields the protein MLRVRDHGPGFQPGDLSRAFERFYRADASRTRHPQHGQSSGLGLAIARALVEAQGGTIEARNHPQGGAEFMLSFPLA from the coding sequence GTGCTGCGGGTACGCGACCACGGCCCCGGATTCCAGCCGGGCGACCTGTCGCGGGCCTTCGAGCGCTTCTACCGGGCCGACGCCAGCCGCACCCGCCACCCGCAGCACGGCCAGAGCAGCGGCCTGGGGCTGGCAATTGCGCGGGCACTGGTCGAAGCGCAGGGCGGCACCATCGAAGCCCGCAATCACCCACAGGGCGGCGCAGAATTCATGCTGAGCTTTCCCCTGGCGTAG
- a CDS encoding histidine kinase dimerization/phospho-acceptor domain-containing protein, with translation MSRRDERWRAVVESSSAERFVHKRREKLEKRRRRRTGLRARLTRMFALVAVLAVALSSVLTVGSIFRALSKAEISIGSVQLGTGQTGATQTGSSDGASTPASSGPSAATWRARFADPTFRAAGTALGGEIIRSATNAALLSALLAAIVAGIVTRQITRPLVRLTEGAQRLESGERGVQVQVPPRADELQTLTLTFNALTIRLARQEAWRRGLMADIAHDLRTPLSVLRSEIEAMQDGLSTPDEAGLTRLHGEVLLLARLVSDLRTLSLAESGALSLHPVRLDVAGTLRGVASSHAGRAAAAGTELSLDAPRPLFIQADADRLTQIFNNLIDNALRYAAPTPPPAAAWT, from the coding sequence ATGAGCAGGAGGGATGAGCGCTGGAGAGCTGTCGTAGAGAGCTCCAGCGCCGAACGCTTTGTGCACAAGCGCCGCGAAAAGCTGGAGAAACGGCGCAGGCGACGCACTGGCCTGCGTGCCCGCCTGACCCGGATGTTTGCGCTGGTGGCGGTGCTGGCGGTGGCGCTCAGCTCCGTGCTGACGGTGGGATCGATCTTCCGGGCGCTGTCGAAGGCCGAGATCAGCATCGGGTCGGTGCAGCTCGGAACCGGGCAGACCGGGGCGACGCAGACGGGCAGTTCAGACGGTGCCAGCACTCCTGCTTCGTCTGGACCTTCCGCTGCCACCTGGCGGGCGCGGTTCGCCGATCCGACGTTCCGGGCGGCTGGCACGGCGCTGGGCGGCGAGATCATCCGGAGTGCGACCAATGCCGCCCTGCTGAGTGCGCTGCTGGCCGCCATCGTGGCGGGCATCGTGACCCGGCAGATCACCCGCCCGCTGGTGCGCCTGACCGAAGGAGCACAGCGGCTGGAATCAGGAGAACGCGGCGTCCAGGTGCAGGTGCCCCCGCGTGCCGACGAGTTGCAGACGCTGACGCTCACCTTCAATGCCCTGACCATCCGGCTGGCACGGCAGGAAGCGTGGCGGCGCGGTCTGATGGCCGACATCGCCCACGACCTGCGTACACCGCTGAGCGTGCTGAGAAGCGAGATCGAGGCGATGCAGGACGGCCTGAGCACGCCCGACGAGGCCGGACTGACACGGCTGCACGGCGAGGTGCTGCTGCTGGCACGGCTGGTCAGCGACCTGCGAACGCTGTCGCTGGCAGAAAGTGGAGCCCTCAGCCTGCATCCGGTGAGGCTGGACGTGGCGGGTACGCTGCGCGGCGTCGCCTCTTCGCACGCGGGCCGCGCCGCCGCCGCCGGCACCGAACTGAGCCTCGACGCGCCTCGCCCGCTGTTCATTCAGGCCGACGCAGACCGCCTGACCCAGATCTTCAACAACCTGATCGACAATGCCCTGCGCTACGCCGCGCCCACACCCCCGCCCGCAGCCGCCTGGACCTGA
- a CDS encoding response regulator transcription factor, with protein MSVTILIVEDEARLADILEQYLRREGYHTERAASGTRALELWRAARPALILLDLMLPGMDGLEVARRVRAESELPIIMLTARDEEVDRLVGLGIGADDYVVKPYSPREVVARVRAVLRRAQGSAPLQGVLTVGELSLDLAAFEARCGGELLDLTAAELRLLAALAREEGHVRSRTELLAALGGLERGTDERAVDAHVKNLRRKLGGCGQLLETVRGVGYRLRA; from the coding sequence ATGTCCGTCACCATCCTGATCGTCGAGGACGAGGCCAGACTGGCCGATATTCTGGAACAGTACCTGCGGCGCGAGGGCTACCACACCGAACGCGCCGCCAGCGGAACCCGTGCGCTGGAACTGTGGCGGGCAGCGCGTCCGGCGCTGATTCTGCTCGATCTGATGTTGCCGGGCATGGACGGGCTGGAGGTGGCGCGGCGGGTGCGGGCCGAGTCGGAACTGCCGATCATCATGCTGACGGCCCGCGATGAAGAGGTCGACCGACTGGTGGGCCTGGGCATCGGGGCCGACGACTACGTGGTCAAGCCGTACAGCCCGCGTGAGGTGGTGGCGCGGGTGCGGGCAGTGCTGCGCCGCGCTCAGGGCAGTGCTCCCCTTCAGGGCGTGCTGACGGTGGGCGAACTCAGTCTCGATCTGGCTGCCTTCGAAGCCCGCTGCGGGGGAGAACTGCTCGATCTGACCGCCGCCGAACTGCGCCTGCTGGCCGCCCTGGCCCGCGAGGAAGGCCATGTTCGTAGCCGCACCGAACTGCTGGCGGCGCTGGGCGGACTGGAACGCGGCACCGACGAGCGGGCGGTGGACGCCCACGTCAAGAACCTGCGCCGCAAACTGGGCGGCTGCGGGCAGCTGCTGGAAACGGTGCGCGGCGTGGGCTACCGGCTGCGGGCATGA